The Intestinibaculum porci DNA window GTCTTCCACGGTATGGAATTCTTCCATGCAGGTGGTGCGAAACTCATAATCAACATGATCTTCTAATAAATATTGAATGGTTTTAGTGATCGGCGTGACATCATAGTGTTCAACCCCAATGGTCTGACCGTATTTTTCTGGACTGTTTTTAATATCAACAGCAACATAGTCGCACAGTCCCGCTTCAACGATCGCCTTCAGACGATCAGGGAAAGAACCATTTGTATCAATCTTAACTTTATAGCCTAAGGCTTTGACTTCCTGCAGGTAATCTATTAAACCTTCATGTAAAAGCGGTTCACCGCCGGAAATACAAATACCTTCTAAGACTTTCGTCCGTTTATGTAAGAAAGACGAAACACTCTCTAAAGGGATCTCAACCGCTGATTCCGGTAAGAAGACCAGCTCCGCATTATGGCAGTAAGGACACTTAAAGTTACAGCCGCCGGTAAATAAGGTCGCTGCCACATAACCGGGATAATCTAACAAGGTTACTTTCTGCATGCCATAGAAGTGGACTTCCTGAACGTCTTTGACTTCTGCCAAAGCATTTTCGACAACCTGATTGAGCAGCTGATTAAAGGCGGCGCTTTCTTCTAGGGATAAGCCTGCTGTAATATGGGCCCACCAGTCTTTTCGGATAATGTACATCATCGAAATGATATCTTTGGCTTTTTCTGTAGTATAGATCAGCTTAGAGCGTTTATCGTGAGGATCAACTTCTAAGCGCACATAACCGATGCTTTCTAACTTATTAATACCTTTGGTGGTCGTGCCTTTATCAAAGGATCCTAAGGCGGATAACTGTTTCATCGTGATACCTTCATGTTCATTGATCATCATTAAAAACAGAATCTGACCATAGCCAATATTATACTGGGCTAAACGTTTATCGTAATACTTCTGGGTACAACGATAGAGAATGGAATTATTAATTAACAAATCAGGGGCTTTACTCATGTTTTCACATCCTTTAGTTGGCTTTTCAACTAATTACAGTGTAACACTGCCATTTCACTCTGACAAGGAGTATCGTGCAAAAGAAAAAACGGTGTTTTGATCACCGTTTATGCGTGCACTGAGTGCGGTGTAGATTTTAAGATCCGCTTATCGCGTTTAAAGAGTTCACGGCCTAAGCGTTCAAAGATATAAACCACGGACATTTCACTGGTTAAGGAATATGTTTGTGGCAGCATGTATCGTTCAGCATAGAAGCGAATAACTAAATCCGCCATTAGCGCGAGCGTGGAATGCGGCGCAGCGGTAATGACAATCACCTTAGCCCCACGGCTTTTATAATTCATCAGCTGATCGATCAGTTCATTCGTTTCGCCGGATTCCGAAACGGCAATTGCCAAAGTATTTTCATCGGTTCGTAAGTCCGGCGGATAGAAGGGATCACCAACAGCAACCGCAAAATAGCCGACATTCGATAAATAGCGAGCACCATAACGAGCGATCGCGCCCGAATTACCAATCCCAAAGATCGTCATCGAGCGAGAAGCCATGATCAAATCAGTGGCCTGATCGATCACCCGATCAAAATCACTGCTCATAAGAAACTCCATCGTTTTACTTAATGACTTCTTTTCGTTTTCTAGCGAGAACTGATCATTATGAAAGTAAGAGTAAAGCGCATGTTTGAATTCCTCAAAAGAGTTACAGCCAAGCTTTTTATACATACGTATGACCGTAGCGGTTGAAGTGAACGTATCATTTGCTAATTCACGGACCCCTAAACGGGCAATATCATCTATAGAGTCAATGACATAACGATAGATTTTTGCTTCTGTTTCATTTAATGAAGCGATGGCTTTATTATCAAACATACTTATCTCCTTCCTACGCCTCAGAGTGCGCTTCTTCTAAATCTTTTTTGACGTCACTGTAGTAAACGTCTTTATCAACATCACCATTCTGGTATGCCACAACCGTTGTACATACCGCATCACCAGTGATGTTAACAGCGGTACGGATCATATCTAAGATACGGTCAATACCCATGATCATGGAAATACCAGAGACTGGTAAACCAACGGAATTGAAGACCATTGTTAAAGTGATTAAACCAACTGATGGTACCCCAGCTGTCCCGATCGATGCTAAAGTCGCTGTCGCAATAACAGTTATATAGTTAGCTAAGGATAAATGGATACCAAATGCCTGTGCGACGAAGACGACCGCAACCCCCTGCATGATCGAGGTCCCATCCATATTGACGGTTGCCCCTAAAGGGATCGTGAAAGATGAAATACGTTTAGATACGCCCATCTTTTCATAAAGGGTATCGATATTCATTGGAATTGTCGCATTCGAAGTGGCCGTTGAGAAGGCAAAAGCCTGAACTGGGAAGAATTTCTTTAAGAAAACGAATGGGCTTAAACCTGTTGTCACCTTGAGCATGATCTGGTAAACGACTAAACACTGTACTGCTAAGGCTAAAATTACCGCGATCATATATTTTAACATGTAGAACATCACGGAATAGCCTAAGGTTGAGAACGTTCTGGCAATCAGACAGAAGACACAGACTGGTGCTACTTTCATGACCATCATAGTCATTTCCATCATGATATCGTTACACTGATTTAATAAGTTATGTACCTGCTGGGTTTTATCGCCTAACTTGGCAAGAATAATCCCAATTAAAACGGCAAAGAAGATGATCGCTAACATATCCCCATTGGCTAAGGCCTGCACTGGGTTAGTAGGAATAATATTTAATAATGTATCCACCATACTGGTTTTCGTAGCCGCACCGGTTGTGCTGACCGTTGTGGTTGCGGTTTTCGCAATACTTTCTAACTTGCTTAAGTTTGCGCCCTGACCTGGATTGATCAGATTAGCAACACCTAAAGCGACGGTCACTGCTAAAATGGTTGTGATCAGATAGAAAATCACGGTTTTGACACCGACTTTCCCTAAGGTTTTCGTATCGCCGATCGCCGCCGCCCCTGTTGCGATGGAGACAAAGACCAATGGCACAACAAGCATCTGCATACCACGGATAAAAGCCTGTCCAACTACGTAAAAGAGACCTTGCACAACATATTTTGAGACAAACGGATTTTTGATACAGGTTAAGTTAATGACAATCCCAATGAGCGCCCCTAAGATCAAGGCAATAAAGATCTTGGTCGTTAAACCCAATTTCTTCTTATTGTTAGTTTTCATAGCACACCTCTTTTCTTACGTCGTTCGATATAGGCTTTTAAATCATCATGCCAGTCCGGCATCTGATAAATGCCAGTGATTCTTAACATCATGTTATCAAGCACACTAAATGGCGGACGTAAAGAATCCTCATCGACAACTTCGATATTCGCTTCATAGCCAGCTAAGCGAATCGCTTCTTCAATGAATTCTCGACGATGGCAGGCACCACGGCAAGAGGCATGGAAAATACCATATTCTGAAACATCTAATAATGTAGTAATGAAATCAACTAAAGCTTTGCAGGTTGTTGGTGTCGAATACTGTTTCATTGGCACCTGAATCGTTTCCCCGCGTTTCGCTTTCTGTAAAACTTCGTCCATCTCGTCATAGTTAGATCCATAGATCCAAGAAGAACGAATAATAGCATGTTTATCATGTAATTTCTGAACTAATTCTTCTCCAGCTAGTTTACTCTTCCCATAAACTGTGCGTGGCTGCGGATGTTCAAATTCATTACGTGGACGTTCAAATTCTAAGCCGAAGACATCATCTGTTGAGATGTGGATCAGTTTCGCATCAATACGTCGCGCCGCAATGGCTAAGTTACGTGCCCCAATGGCATTGACACGGAACGCATCATCAGGATGCTCTTCACAATAATTGTTATCGGAAATTGCTGCACAATTAACGATAATATCAGGATGATTCAGATCTGCAAATCTGATCACCTGAGCTCGATCATCAACTGGAACATCAAGATCACTTGTAAGAATCTCATAATCCGTTGTACGATCGAAATGACGAGCAAGGGCTGACCCTAAACGCCCTTGTGCGCCAGTAATCCAAATACGGGTATTTAAACTCATATACAATTCTCCTTTTTTTATTTTGTGACAATCCTATCATAATCAATTCAAATTATCTAGCTGATAAGCTATCTTTTTCAATTTAATAAAATATTTTCGCTAATCTAAACGATTACATTTCGTATAACATGAAAAAGGAGATCCCCATCAAGGGAAACTCCTTTGCCTTTAAAAGTCATTATTAGTTATTGTTATTTTTTTAATAAGTTCCAGGGAATATTCTTTTCCTTCGACAACGACGAAGCGACTTACAACAAAATAATCTCCATCTGGCGTTTTCTCCACTTTATTTTGTGACTCATGGGTTTCAATCGTCTTACGGGAAATACAATTGAGGCAGCGGCCATCTTTCCCTAGTAAGCCATAGCACTTACGTGGCACGGTAAATAACTGCCCTTCCCGATCAAGTGTTTTTGAACTATTACAGTCTGGATCCACTAAACGTACAACATCAAAAATCCTCATAAAGCGACGCATTTCATTAATAATTTCTTGACGTGTGAACTGCGGGATATCTTCTGCAATGAGATGATCTTTTTTCATATTCTTCATCTCTAAACGCGCTAAGCCAAGATATTTCATCTTTTCAAAGTCTTCTACTTCACTATAGTATGTCGTTGAGACCGTAGTATAGATATTATAGCGAATGCCGGCAATACGATTGATCTTTTGAATCTGTTCTTGAACTTCTTCCACTCGACGCTGATAGTCGCCATAAGGTGACGTCTGATGTAAGATTGTTAAGATGTCAAATTCCGGATGACCTAATAAGGAGTTCATACCAAAGGTTTTCTTAAGTATTTCGAAAACACTTTTGATCATTTCTTCACCCATGCTGTAGCCATAGGCGTTGACAAATTCTTTTAAGTTTTCCAGCTTAAAGATTGTTAAAGCGAAGTCGATATGGCGAAAATCATAGGATTCCACAAAGTTATGGGCCCCTTCACGTAAGCCTTGACTATTCACTGAATCAGTCAGCTCGTCATATTGCGCTAAAGATTTCATGCGTTCTTTAATTTTACGATACTGCGCCACCTCTCTAAAGTAGCCAAGCAGACCGACAATTTTGCCATCATTGCTATAAATAGGCTGTTTATCAGTCACAATGGTCTTCATATTGCCATGGACAATACTTTCGCCAATTTCACCACGGACCACTTCTCCTTCTTTTAATACTCGCTCTTCAACGCGATTAAAGCGCACCGGATCCACGTTCCAGCCTAATTCTTCATCCGTTTTGCCAATAAACTGACTATCGTCAACAATTTCATAATATTCTTTAAAGACGCTATTGGCCCCTAAGAAGCGACGCTGATCATCTTTCCAGAAGATCCCAAAATCTGTCTGCAAAATGTTATTCCACAATACATCAGTATTCAAGCCCTGCGTATCTTGGACTTGATTTGTATTGAGCGCCTTCGTCTGCATCACCGCAAACTGATCTTTTTCCATATCGCTTAAAGCAACGATTCCTTTCATATGACCGCTGCGGAAAAGCTTTTTAATCGTTACTAAAGTCCATTTGTAGACGCCATTACGACGTTTAATTCTAAATAAGCCACGTAATGTTTTATCATCGGCTTTTTCGATCCGCTCGCTAAGCGAATCCTTCGCCAAAAACTTCTTAAAGCGTAAACGGTCATCGATATACACTTCCTCATTATAGAAACGATTAACGACTTCATCGATATCTTCCGCATCATTTAAACTGCTAAAATGAGCATTTGTGTAGAGCGTATGCGCCTTATGATCACTTTGATCGATGAGATAAATATGTTCGAATAATGAGTAAACAATACGCAAAGATGTATTAAGCTCATCTTCATGACGTAATCCGACATTGGTTTTAGACAGGTTTTCACCATGAACAAGAAATGAAACCGAATCCTTATTGCTGGCAATACCTTTCACTTCTAAAACACAATGATTATCCTGATCAAAGAAATCCAGGTATTCAATTTTATCAGTGTCTCTGGTTTTATCCGCAATGGCTTTAAAATGAGCAGAAATATTCCAGCTTTCATCGTTAATAAGAATTTCTGATTCCTTCAGAGAATATACCCCTAATGATTTCAGGAAACCAAAGTATGCCTGATTCGCATTAATATAACTAAGCTTATAGTCTTTGTATTGCATGATAGCTAGCGGCTCGGCACTTTCATAATTATCTAACCGTTTAAAATCAAAAGGATGAGAGCTTAATAAATCAACTCGGCCGATCCGATCGTAATACTCGCTGTAAATTGTATTTTCACCGTGAATATTCTTTTCGTTAAGGACATGAAACATCTCATCGATCGGTAATGGTTTACTAAAATAATAGCCTTGAACTTTTTCACAGCCAATGCCTCGTAAGAAGTCATACTGTTCTTTCGTTTCGACCCCTTCCGCTAAGGTCTGAATACCTAACTGTTTAGCCATATTGACAATGGAAGCGATAATTTGTTTTGATTTACGGCTGAATTCGCTTAAGAATTTCATATCAATCTTCAATTCATCAAATTCATATTCTTTAAGTGTATTTAATGATGAATATTCTGAGCCGAAGTCATCAATCCACACGGCATAGCCAGCATCCTGGAACTGATGAATTTTTGCTTTCATGAATTCTTCATTATCCGTCATAATACTTTCCGTAATTTCGATATTCAAATAAGACTTTGGGACCCGATAATTACGGCTATTGGTTTCAATGACATCAAAGATATCACAGAGTTCAAAGTCTAAACGAGATAAATTAAAAGATACTGGATAGGTAACCTGATGAGCATCCTGACGCTGACGATAAACTTTACATAAGGTTTCGATAATATACATATCAAGATGATGAATCAGATGATAATCTTCTAACACCGGAATAAAGAGTATTGGCGGCAATAAGCCATAGGTTGGATCTTCCCAGCGTGCTAAGACTTCCATTGAGCATAACTCTTCATTGATCGTTCGTACAACCGGCTGAAAATAAAGTTTGATCCATTTCTTTTCTAAGGCTTCACGGAAATGTTCAATAATATATTTCTCACGGACATTTTTACCAGAGAAGTTATCACTATAAATACGATACATTTTATTTGTTTTTTTAATGTAATCCGCACTGACTTTAGCACGGTCACAATAGGTTTCAAAAGAAAGTGTATCCTCTAATGGAATTTCACAAATCCCTGCTTTAACACCCAAATACACACTGTGAGCACCTTGTCTTATAGCCTTTTGAATTGCTTCTAAATCAGCTTTAAAATCTGTTTCATAAAGCATGACGTAAAAATGATCAGCCTCAAAACGAGCGATAAAATGGTTTGGATATTGTTTACGTAAGACCTTCGCAAATTCTACCAGGAACTGATTTCCTTTATCATAGCCATAATTATCATTGAATAATTTAAAATTCAGAATATTCAAATACATGATATATATTTTTTGATTATTCAAATGGGCTTTTTCAATAATTTTAGGACACAGTTTGAGAAAATCTTCTTTGGTCAGCAAGCCGGTAATCTTATCCGTAGTATCTGTCTCATAAAACTGTAAAACATTATTTTCCGTCACATTGATCAGGGAGAAGTATTCAGTTCCATAGACACTATCGGTATGCATCGCGAAATCAAGGCAATGCTGGTACATATCTTCAATCTCTTTTTGGTCAACAGGACAGCCATAAAGATAACCAGCACGTAAATGTATATTCACTTTTTCATGTTCAATCTCGAGAATCGACCAATCACGGACAATCTGCTGGATATGCGTTTCAAATTCTAGGTCAAAAAGCTTCTTCGCTAAAATGACAAAAATACCTTCTTCAAAGTAATAAACATGATCTAAGCCAAAATGTCTTTGTAACAAGCGACCGACAAGACGTAAAATTGTAGAAATATATTCCTTATCTTTGCTTTCTGCTAACTGCGCGTACTGAGCGAGACGCACAACGCATAAAACGGAGGAATGTTTAAGATAATAGTTTTCTTCCTTCTTAAAAATAGTATGATCTTTTGTACCAGAAATCGAATTTACCCATTGTAAGTTTTGTAATAATTCCTGCTGTTGTAATTGTCCCATAATTTTTGCCTCAACTTGTATTGCTTTCTTTTATTATAATCACTTTAATTTTAAAAAGCTACAAAACTCGAATTTTCCTTTTCCTTTCCTGTTTCATGTGACCAAAAAAAAAGAGAAGTGCCCGAAGGCCTCTTCTCTTATCGTACCTGTGATCCGTTTGGTAAATCTCCTGGATCAATTACTTTTAAGTCTTTCTTAGTTGTTGAACATAAGATCATCCCCTGTGATTCCACACCACGTAATTTAGCTGGCTTTAAGTTCTTCACAACCACGACTTTCTTACCGATCATTTCTTCTGGCGTATAGTACTGAGCAATCCCTGAAACAATCTGGCGTTTTTCATCACCGATATCAATCTGTTCAACAAGCAGACGATCAGCTTTTGGATGCTTTTCGCAAGCTACAACTTCACCGACTACTAATTCCACTTTAGCGAAGTCATCAATAGTGATTTCTTCGACTTCGGCGGCTTTTTTCTTTTCTTCTTTCTTTGGCTTTTTAGGCATTAAAGCTTCAACCTTTTTCGCTACTTCCGCTGGTTTTAAACGAGCGAATAATACTTCCGGATGATCTGTCACTTTATTCCCTGAATGGTAAGCGCCAAAGTGATCTAACTGCATTAAGTCTCTTTCATCAGTATTGATCATATCTAAGATCTTCTTAGATGTTGAAGGCATGAAAGCTTCTAAAGCAATCGCCGCAAAGCGAATCGCTTCAATTAAGTTATAGAGCACAGTAGCTAAACGATCTTTCTTGCTTTCATCTTTCGCTAGTAACCATGGGGTTGTATCATCAATATATTTATTCGTACGTCTTAATAAGACAAAGATTTCATCTAAAGCTTTGGCAGTTTTGAATTCATCCATATAGGCATTGACTTTACCTGGCATCGCTAAAGCGATTTGTTTTAATTCATCATCTACCGGTTCATAAACATCTTTATCTGCAACCACTCCACCAAAATACTGATTACTCATGGCAATCGTACGGTTGACTAAGTTACCTAAGATATTCGCTAAGTCAGAGTTAATTCTTTCGACAACTAAATCCCAGGTAATTGAACCATCGTTATCATAAGGAATTTCATGTAATAAATAATATCTAACGGCATCTACACCAAACATATCGACTAAGTCATCCGCATAGATGACGTTGCCTAAATGTTTCGACATCTTAGAATCACCCATTAATAACCAAGGATGACCAAAAACCTGTTTAGGTAATGGTAAATCTAAAGCCATTAAGATAATTGGCCAGTAAATCGTATGGAAACGTACGATATCTTTCCCGATGATATGAACATCAGCTGGCCAAAATTTTTCAAATAATTCATCATTATTCCCATCAACATCATAGCCTAAACCAGTAATATAGTTTAATAAGGCATCAATCCAGACATAAACAACATGTTTTTGATCAAAGTCTACAGGAATTGACCATTTAAATGATGTACGAGAGACACATAAATCCTGTAACCCTGGTTTTAAGAAGTTATTGACCATTTCATTCTTTCTTGATTCTGGTTCAATAAAATCAGGATGATCGTTGTAGTATTTCATTAAACGATCCTGATATTTTGATAATTTAAAGAAATATGCTGGTTCACTCGCATCAACCACTGGACCGCCGCAGTCTGGACACATCCCATCAACTAACTGACTTTCCGTCCAGAATGATTCACAGGCTGTACAGTATTTACCTTCGTATTTACCAAGATAGATATCACCTTTGTCATAAAGCTTCTTGAACGCTTTCTGAACCTGCTTTTCATGATAAGGTTCCGTTGTTCTAATGAACTTATCATAAGACGCATCCATCAAGTCCCAGATGCGTTTCACTTCACCAGCGACCTTATCGACATAAGCCTTTGGTTCAACACCAGCTTCTTTGGCTTTGTTTTCAATTTTCTGGCCATGTTCATCAGTTCCTGTCTGGAAACGAACATTATAGCCCTGCTGACGCTTGTTGCGGACAATCGCATCACTTAATACGATTTCATAAGTATTCCCAATATGGGGTTTTCCTGAAGCGTATGTGATGGCTGTTGTTAAATAAAAATCTTTTGGATCTTTCATACCCTATTCTCCTCCTCAAAATAAAAAAAGTCCTCCAGTAAAGGACGACTTCATGCGCGGTACCACCTTAATTTGTACATTTGTACACTCTCAATCTCTTAACGCGAGGTACGTCTTCACCTATTAGATGAAGCAGCTCCCAGACCATTTTTCAAAGCTTTCCTTGCTTATTTCCACCAGCCATAAGCTCTCTTGAAAGGTCCCCTTTGTCTCTTCTGTTCATTGCCTTTACAAATCTACATCAACTCTATCAAAACCCTTTCGGCTTGTCAATCCTCTTTAGATAAGAGTGCTTTTTTTACCTCTTCCTGCAGTTTTAAAACCACCGTTTCTTTAAACCAGGGATTCTTTTTCTGCCAAATATTATTTAATGGGCTAGGATGCACAATCGGAAAATACTGAGGCAGATAATCCTGATAATGTCTGACTGTCTCCGTTAAGTTCTTCTTTTTCATCCCTTTTAAATAATAACTTGTCGCATAATTACCGACTAAAATCGTTAACTGAATATGCGGCATCATGGCAAGAATCTGTTTATGATAAGACTTTGCAACGAAAGGACGAGGCGGCAAATCACCCGTCTTCGCTTTTCCCGGGTAATAAAAGTCCATCGGCATAATGGCAATCTCTTCACTATAGAAGGTCTTTTCATCAATCCCCATCCACTGCCTTAAAGTGACGCCTGAAGCATCATTGAAAGGAATCTCTGATTCCTCTACTTTCTTGCCTGGCGCCTGACCAATAATAAGGACTTTAGCCTTTTCACTCACCTGCAGAATCGGCTTACAGCCTCTTTCGGTATATTCTTTATTACGAGGATCCTGCATAATTTCTTCAATAATATCCATTTTCATCACCGCATTTATTGTAACCCTTATCTTCATTTCTTCAATCAATATGCTTAAAGGACGTGCCATGCACGTCCTTTATTAGAAGCCTTTTTCTTCGATGAAAGTACTTAAGACTGGTTTGCCAGCTTTGATACGAACATCACGATATGAGAATAACATAATTGTAAGAACCGTAAAGACGCCAGCAATAATCAGTAAGATACTGAGATCAAAACTGATTGATCCAGCCCCAGAAATGACTTTACGATAAGCATCCACCGCATAACTAAATGGCAAGTATGGATGCACCATATTAACAAAGCGGCCAGAGATTTCTAATGGATAAGTCCCCGCAGAACCACCTAACTGAATAACCGTAAAGACTAACATCACAAAAGAACCAACTTTACCAATTAACGCATTGAAGAAGTAAAGGATCGACATATAGGTAATCCCAGTAACGCTCGCTAATAAGAGGGTTTGTCCCATATTCGCTGGCGTAAAGCCTAAGACAGCATGGAGGATCCCCACCATCACAAAGGCCATCGCAATACTAATTGGATAAGCAATAGTTGCTTTCCCAAGCCACCAGCTTAAACCATTTTTCACTTTTCCATTACGTTTGATTAATGGATACATAATAGTGAAAGCAATACAGCCTACCCACATTCCAACATTTAACATATAAGCAGCCATCGCATAACCATTGTTCTTAATGTTGTGAACTTTTGTCTCCTTACCAGCAACTGGTGCTGCAATCATTTTCTGATTCGCAGTTTTTAAGTTTGCTTTCTTCATCGTATTAGCCCCTGTCGCTAAGGAAGACGCTAACTGCCCATTGCCATCTTCAATCTTGCTTAACCCGCTTGTTAAAGTGGCGCTGCCACTTGCTAACTGAGAAGAACCATTTGCAATCGTTCCCGCTGCTGAAGATAACTTCGCACTGCCATTATTAAGTGTTTTGTTGTTCGCCTGAATCGCTTTTAAACCACTCTGCAGTGAATGAACACCAGTATTTAACTGTTTCATGCCATTGACGGCACTGCTAGCGCCAGCATTTAATGTCTTCGCACTTCCAGTTAACTTAGTTCCGGCATCGACTAATGCTTTATTATTAGCCTGCAGTTTATCAATACCAGCAGATAAGCTGCTGTAACCAGCGGCGGCCTTTGGTAATTTATTCGTTGAAACTTCTAAGGTATCAACAGCTGATCCTAATGAATTAACGCCCTGATCAACTTTAACTGCTCCCGCATAAGCCGTATCTAATGCCGCCGCTAACTTATTGATCATATTCGTATCAATAGCTTTGGAAGACGCTAACCCTGTTTCAATCTGCGTTAAGTAACCATCTGCACTATTTAAGGCATCAGATAATGTTTTCATCGATGCAGAAGCGGTTGTTAACTGCGTAGATGCTGCCCCTAATTTTTCTTTATAAGCATTCGCAACTGCTGATAAATCAACAGTCGTATTCACTTTCGCATTATTTAAAGAGTTAACGACATTCTGTTTTTCTTCATCACTCATCGATGAAGCTTTGACGGTCGCAATCGCCTGATCGATTTTCGCATTGCTAGCTACATTCTGCGCAGCAATCTGTTTATTAGCCGCGCCAGCAAAGGTGTCAGCCATAGTACCCACCTGAGAAGATAACGCAGTTAAAGAAGTACTGATCTGACCTAAGCCGCTTTGTGCCTGATCAATCCCGGTCTTACTCTTAGAAACAATCGTCTTTGTCCCTGTCACAGCACTATTAAGAGAAGATAACTGTTCATTGATATTGCTGTTTTTCAAAGCATTGACCTGATCATCAATTTGTTTGAGACCAGTCGCTAGAGAAGATGTTCCCTGTTTTAAAGAACCGCTAATGCCATTAATGGCATTAGAGATCTGCGTTACCCCTGTTGAGATCTGTCCTAACTGGGTTAATGCAGATAACTGCTGAGAACCATTTTTAATAGTATTGACACCATCTGTATATTTATTAACGGCATCTACATACTGATTTGTACCATTTGTATACTGAGAAATACCTGAGGCGAGCTGCTTTGACCCTTTTGTTAACTGGGCAGAACCGTTCGCTAATTTATTGGTCCCCTGTAAAGCTGTTGAAACAGCTGATGTATATTTCTTTAAGCCGACAGTTAACGTCTCAGCCCCATTTTTAAAGGTTAATGAACCACTTGTTAATTTATTTAAGTTCTTAGTAATCGTTGAAGAACCCTGTTTAGCAGTATTCGCCCCATTTGCTAACTGACCGCTGGCATTAGCAGCTTTGTCCATGCCATTAGCCGCCGTCGTGATTGAAGAAGCAATCACTTTCGCATACGTCTGTGTCACACTAGATGACACTTTCGCCTTCAGTTTACTCATTGCCGATTCACTCATCTTCGCCGCAATGTAGTTCTTACCTGGCGTTGTATAATACTGTAATTCCATCTTTTTAGGCGACTTATCTAATACTGTCGTGGCA harbors:
- a CDS encoding EAL domain-containing protein, coding for MGQLQQQELLQNLQWVNSISGTKDHTIFKKEENYYLKHSSVLCVVRLAQYAQLAESKDKEYISTILRLVGRLLQRHFGLDHVYYFEEGIFVILAKKLFDLEFETHIQQIVRDWSILEIEHEKVNIHLRAGYLYGCPVDQKEIEDMYQHCLDFAMHTDSVYGTEYFSLINVTENNVLQFYETDTTDKITGLLTKEDFLKLCPKIIEKAHLNNQKIYIMYLNILNFKLFNDNYGYDKGNQFLVEFAKVLRKQYPNHFIARFEADHFYVMLYETDFKADLEAIQKAIRQGAHSVYLGVKAGICEIPLEDTLSFETYCDRAKVSADYIKKTNKMYRIYSDNFSGKNVREKYIIEHFREALEKKWIKLYFQPVVRTINEELCSMEVLARWEDPTYGLLPPILFIPVLEDYHLIHHLDMYIIETLCKVYRQRQDAHQVTYPVSFNLSRLDFELCDIFDVIETNSRNYRVPKSYLNIEITESIMTDNEEFMKAKIHQFQDAGYAVWIDDFGSEYSSLNTLKEYEFDELKIDMKFLSEFSRKSKQIIASIVNMAKQLGIQTLAEGVETKEQYDFLRGIGCEKVQGYYFSKPLPIDEMFHVLNEKNIHGENTIYSEYYDRIGRVDLLSSHPFDFKRLDNYESAEPLAIMQYKDYKLSYINANQAYFGFLKSLGVYSLKESEILINDESWNISAHFKAIADKTRDTDKIEYLDFFDQDNHCVLEVKGIASNKDSVSFLVHGENLSKTNVGLRHEDELNTSLRIVYSLFEHIYLIDQSDHKAHTLYTNAHFSSLNDAEDIDEVVNRFYNEEVYIDDRLRFKKFLAKDSLSERIEKADDKTLRGLFRIKRRNGVYKWTLVTIKKLFRSGHMKGIVALSDMEKDQFAVMQTKALNTNQVQDTQGLNTDVLWNNILQTDFGIFWKDDQRRFLGANSVFKEYYEIVDDSQFIGKTDEELGWNVDPVRFNRVEERVLKEGEVVRGEIGESIVHGNMKTIVTDKQPIYSNDGKIVGLLGYFREVAQYRKIKERMKSLAQYDELTDSVNSQGLREGAHNFVESYDFRHIDFALTIFKLENLKEFVNAYGYSMGEEMIKSVFEILKKTFGMNSLLGHPEFDILTILHQTSPYGDYQRRVEEVQEQIQKINRIAGIRYNIYTTVSTTYYSEVEDFEKMKYLGLARLEMKNMKKDHLIAEDIPQFTRQEIINEMRRFMRIFDVVRLVDPDCNSSKTLDREGQLFTVPRKCYGLLGKDGRCLNCISRKTIETHESQNKVEKTPDGDYFVVSRFVVVEGKEYSLELIKKITITNNDF
- a CDS encoding uracil-DNA glycosylase family protein, which codes for MDIIEEIMQDPRNKEYTERGCKPILQVSEKAKVLIIGQAPGKKVEESEIPFNDASGVTLRQWMGIDEKTFYSEEIAIMPMDFYYPGKAKTGDLPPRPFVAKSYHKQILAMMPHIQLTILVGNYATSYYLKGMKKKNLTETVRHYQDYLPQYFPIVHPSPLNNIWQKKNPWFKETVVLKLQEEVKKALLSKED
- the metG gene encoding methionine--tRNA ligase; translation: MKDPKDFYLTTAITYASGKPHIGNTYEIVLSDAIVRNKRQQGYNVRFQTGTDEHGQKIENKAKEAGVEPKAYVDKVAGEVKRIWDLMDASYDKFIRTTEPYHEKQVQKAFKKLYDKGDIYLGKYEGKYCTACESFWTESQLVDGMCPDCGGPVVDASEPAYFFKLSKYQDRLMKYYNDHPDFIEPESRKNEMVNNFLKPGLQDLCVSRTSFKWSIPVDFDQKHVVYVWIDALLNYITGLGYDVDGNNDELFEKFWPADVHIIGKDIVRFHTIYWPIILMALDLPLPKQVFGHPWLLMGDSKMSKHLGNVIYADDLVDMFGVDAVRYYLLHEIPYDNDGSITWDLVVERINSDLANILGNLVNRTIAMSNQYFGGVVADKDVYEPVDDELKQIALAMPGKVNAYMDEFKTAKALDEIFVLLRRTNKYIDDTTPWLLAKDESKKDRLATVLYNLIEAIRFAAIALEAFMPSTSKKILDMINTDERDLMQLDHFGAYHSGNKVTDHPEVLFARLKPAEVAKKVEALMPKKPKKEEKKKAAEVEEITIDDFAKVELVVGEVVACEKHPKADRLLVEQIDIGDEKRQIVSGIAQYYTPEEMIGKKVVVVKNLKPAKLRGVESQGMILCSTTKKDLKVIDPGDLPNGSQVR